In Haloarcula salinisoli, one genomic interval encodes:
- a CDS encoding DUF7550 family protein codes for MADDHHDEDRPDYDPEHVELPAKAPPLRSTAPQSGFTMGQVGQGAVVALVGLALTFGVALALV; via the coding sequence ATGGCAGACGACCACCACGACGAGGACCGGCCCGACTACGACCCCGAACACGTCGAACTGCCCGCGAAGGCCCCGCCGCTGCGCTCGACGGCCCCCCAGAGCGGCTTCACGATGGGACAGGTCGGACAGGGCGCCGTCGTCGCACTCGTCGGGCTGGCGCTGACGTTCGGCGTCGCGCTGGCGCTGGTCTGA
- the purL gene encoding phosphoribosylformylglycinamidine synthase subunit PurL, translating to MSLSDSDHDIVVEEIGREPTRAEAALFENLWSEHCAYRSSRPLLTAFDSEGDQVVIGPGDDAAVVSLPTYDGDEMYITMGVESHNHPSYVDPFDGAATGVGGIVRDTLSMGAYPIALADCLYFGDFEREHSQYLFEGVVEGISHYGNCIGVPTVTGSVAFHEDYEGNPLVNVSCIGLLEPERTITAEAQEPGNKLVLVGNSTGRDGLGGASFASEDLAEDAETEDRPAVQVGDPYAEKLLIECNEALLDEELLESARDLGAAGLGGASSELVAKGGLGARIELERVHEREPNMNAMEYLLAESQERMVYEVRPENVDRVAELAERYDLGCSVIGELTGAGTNYVCTFEGETVVDVDAEFLGEGAPMNDLPSEEPPIQERDLPTMAMDEAFDRIVASPNTASKRWVYRQYDHEVQVRTSMLPGDDAALLAIRESGTGLAFSAGADPNWTDAAPYEGARAVALENATNVAAKGAVPHAAVDCLNGGNPEKPDVYGGFKGIVDGLADMCSELDVPVVGGNVSLYNDSATGPIPPTPTLALVGVKEGYDAPPMDLSGEGTLVVVGDLALEGEADPRLGGSEYTALFGGTDAFPELPADPTGLVQTIAEVADEDHVLASHDVSHGGLAVTLAEMVHDDAGASVDLSTVDRGTRKRLLFNEQPGRVVFETTDPAAVREAFDGVAPVTEIGAADGSNHLEITVNDDRLHYDAAEIAELRDTIEDELA from the coding sequence CCTGACCGCCTTCGACAGTGAGGGTGACCAGGTCGTCATCGGTCCCGGTGACGACGCCGCCGTCGTCTCTCTGCCGACCTACGACGGTGACGAGATGTACATAACGATGGGCGTCGAGTCCCACAACCACCCCTCCTACGTCGACCCGTTCGACGGGGCGGCCACCGGCGTCGGTGGCATCGTCCGGGACACTCTCTCGATGGGTGCCTACCCCATCGCGCTGGCCGACTGTCTGTACTTCGGCGATTTCGAGCGCGAACACTCCCAGTACCTCTTCGAGGGCGTCGTCGAGGGCATCTCCCACTACGGCAACTGTATCGGCGTCCCCACGGTGACTGGGTCGGTCGCATTCCACGAGGACTACGAGGGCAACCCGCTTGTCAACGTCTCCTGTATCGGCCTGCTGGAGCCCGAACGGACCATCACCGCTGAGGCCCAGGAGCCGGGCAACAAGCTGGTCCTGGTCGGGAACTCGACCGGTCGTGACGGTCTCGGTGGTGCCTCCTTTGCCAGCGAAGACCTCGCCGAGGACGCCGAGACCGAGGACCGTCCGGCGGTCCAGGTCGGCGACCCCTACGCGGAGAAGCTGCTCATCGAGTGCAACGAGGCGCTGCTGGACGAGGAGCTGCTAGAGTCGGCCCGAGACCTGGGCGCGGCTGGCCTGGGCGGGGCCTCCTCCGAACTGGTCGCGAAGGGCGGCCTGGGTGCCCGCATCGAGCTAGAGCGCGTCCACGAGCGCGAGCCGAACATGAACGCCATGGAGTATCTGCTGGCCGAGAGCCAGGAGCGGATGGTCTACGAGGTCCGACCGGAGAACGTCGACCGCGTGGCCGAACTGGCCGAGCGCTACGACCTCGGCTGTTCGGTCATCGGCGAACTCACCGGAGCCGGCACGAACTACGTCTGCACGTTCGAGGGCGAGACGGTCGTCGACGTGGACGCCGAGTTCCTCGGCGAGGGCGCACCGATGAACGACCTCCCGAGCGAGGAGCCGCCGATTCAGGAGCGGGACCTGCCGACGATGGCGATGGACGAAGCGTTCGACCGCATCGTCGCCAGCCCGAACACCGCCTCGAAACGATGGGTGTATCGTCAGTACGACCACGAAGTCCAGGTCCGGACGAGTATGCTGCCCGGCGACGACGCCGCCCTGCTCGCGATTCGGGAGTCCGGAACCGGGCTGGCCTTCTCGGCCGGCGCGGACCCCAACTGGACCGACGCCGCGCCGTACGAAGGCGCTCGCGCCGTCGCGCTGGAGAACGCCACGAACGTCGCCGCCAAGGGCGCGGTCCCCCACGCCGCGGTCGACTGCCTCAACGGCGGCAACCCCGAGAAGCCCGACGTCTACGGCGGCTTCAAGGGTATCGTCGACGGCTTGGCGGACATGTGCAGTGAACTCGACGTGCCGGTCGTCGGCGGGAACGTCTCGCTGTACAACGACTCGGCCACAGGCCCCATCCCGCCGACGCCGACGCTCGCGCTGGTGGGGGTCAAGGAGGGGTACGACGCCCCACCGATGGACCTCTCCGGCGAGGGGACCCTCGTCGTCGTCGGTGACCTCGCACTGGAGGGCGAAGCCGACCCGCGACTGGGCGGCTCCGAGTACACCGCCCTCTTTGGCGGGACCGACGCCTTCCCCGAACTGCCGGCCGACCCCACGGGACTCGTCCAGACCATCGCCGAGGTGGCCGACGAGGACCACGTGCTTGCCTCCCACGACGTGAGCCACGGTGGCCTCGCGGTGACGCTGGCCGAGATGGTCCACGACGATGCCGGGGCCAGCGTCGACCTCTCGACCGTCGACCGCGGGACCCGAAAACGGCTCCTGTTCAACGAACAGCCCGGCCGCGTCGTCTTCGAGACGACCGACCCGGCCGCGGTCCGTGAGGCCTTCGACGGCGTCGCCCCGGTGACCGAAATCGGTGCGGCCGACGGCTCGAACCACCTCGAAATCACGGTCAACGACGACCGGCTCCACTACGACGCGGCCGAGATAGCCGAGCTACGGGACACTATCGAGGACGAATTGGCCTGA